A part of Streptomyces sp. DSM 40750 genomic DNA contains:
- a CDS encoding DUF2975 domain-containing protein: protein MGKLTVLALRAVVVLLFVGSVFVQTVMVPLLAVDLDDLGRDAAHLRTPVLVIVVLGVVTVQVVLVCVWRLVTMVRRDTVFSHAAFRYVHGVIGAMVAAAALVFTLGVVLAPGEAVPPGIVLLLGGVTLAVLGMALIVLVLRMLLAQAVTRDIEATQMRAELAEVI, encoded by the coding sequence GTGGGGAAGCTGACGGTGCTGGCGCTGCGGGCCGTGGTCGTCTTGTTGTTCGTCGGTTCGGTGTTCGTGCAGACGGTGATGGTGCCGCTGCTGGCCGTGGACCTGGATGATCTCGGCCGGGACGCGGCGCATCTGCGCACACCGGTGCTCGTGATCGTGGTCCTGGGAGTGGTGACGGTCCAGGTCGTCCTGGTCTGTGTGTGGCGGCTGGTGACGATGGTCCGGCGTGACACGGTGTTCTCGCACGCCGCCTTCCGGTACGTGCACGGCGTGATCGGGGCGATGGTGGCGGCCGCAGCCCTGGTGTTCACGCTCGGCGTGGTCCTGGCACCCGGCGAGGCCGTGCCACCGGGCATCGTGCTTCTGCTGGGCGGGGTCACCCTGGCCGTCCTGGGGATGGCGCTCATCGTGCTCGTCCTGCGGATGCTGCTCGCCCAGGCCGTCACGCGCGACATCGAGGCGACGCAGATGCGGGCCGAGCTGGCCGAGGTGATCTGA
- a CDS encoding helix-turn-helix domain-containing protein, with protein MPIAVDIDVMLAKRKMSVGELAERVGITPANLAVLKNGRAKAVRFTTLAALCEVLECQPGDLLRWETGGSEDG; from the coding sequence ATGCCGATCGCCGTCGACATAGACGTGATGCTCGCCAAGAGGAAGATGTCCGTGGGCGAACTCGCGGAACGGGTCGGGATCACGCCCGCCAACCTGGCGGTCCTCAAGAACGGCCGCGCCAAGGCGGTCCGCTTCACGACCCTCGCCGCGCTCTGCGAAGTGCTCGAATGCCAGCCGGGAGACCTGCTGCGCTGGGAGACCGGCGGCTCCGAGGACGGATGA
- a CDS encoding HAD domain-containing protein — protein MTDDAERPLLFLDVDGTLLPYGGARLPAAHEGWDGWQETSNPQLAKIDLAHGARLLRLPCDLVWATAWMEDANEVIAPLLGLPALPVAALPEEDVTGVLHWKTKALLQAAAGRPFIWVDDEITDPDRAWVSAHHRGPALLHRVDSETGLTEADFAVLHDWLGYDGRLTTPSRTTSGSGRPSS, from the coding sequence ATGACGGATGATGCGGAGCGGCCGCTGCTCTTCCTCGATGTCGACGGAACGCTCCTGCCCTATGGAGGCGCGCGGCTTCCGGCGGCCCATGAGGGCTGGGACGGTTGGCAGGAGACGTCGAATCCCCAGCTGGCGAAGATCGACCTCGCTCACGGTGCGCGTCTGCTGCGGTTGCCCTGCGATCTGGTGTGGGCCACCGCATGGATGGAGGACGCCAACGAGGTGATCGCTCCGCTGCTCGGGCTGCCGGCGCTCCCGGTGGCGGCCCTGCCGGAGGAGGACGTGACGGGCGTCCTGCACTGGAAGACCAAAGCCCTCCTCCAGGCGGCCGCCGGACGCCCGTTCATCTGGGTCGACGACGAGATCACCGATCCCGACCGCGCCTGGGTGTCGGCGCATCATCGAGGGCCGGCCCTCCTCCACCGCGTCGATTCCGAGACCGGCCTCACCGAAGCGGACTTCGCCGTACTCCATGACTGGCTCGGCTACGACGGCCGGCTCACCACACCGTCCCGCACCACCAGCGGCTCGGGCCGGCCCTCCTCGTAG
- a CDS encoding amidohydrolase, with translation MSGISDALYRRVREEVADRAEALWQVASALHADPEYAFAERRAAALLTGELRRAGFDVRAGVAGMPTAFVARSGTERPAVALLLEYDALPGLGHACGHNLIAAAGLGAALAARTALDGSAGSVLAVGTPAEEGGGGKALEVEAGVFDDIDAALMFHPGVYDWARAPLTAQEQYRVAFHGRAAHPTGNPTEGIDALAALVELFNVLAALGRRLPEASHIQGIITHGGEATNIVPEYAEGRFGLRAATTEALDDLAGRLATCAAGVAQATGTTVAVERATIRYEHFRDSGTLSERFAAHLDRAGVRSTPPAHGVYLGSSDIGNVSARVPAIHPFVAIMDEDGSDHTPEFAAAAVSARARRVLPAVTEALACTAIDVLRDADLRERAWSAHGRPATGH, from the coding sequence GTGTCCGGTATCTCCGACGCCCTGTACCGGCGGGTCCGCGAAGAGGTCGCCGACCGCGCCGAGGCGTTGTGGCAGGTCGCGTCGGCGCTGCACGCCGATCCGGAGTACGCGTTCGCCGAGCGGCGGGCGGCGGCGCTGCTGACGGGCGAGCTGCGCCGGGCCGGTTTCGATGTGCGTGCGGGCGTGGCGGGGATGCCGACGGCCTTCGTGGCGCGCTCGGGTACGGAGCGGCCCGCGGTGGCGCTGCTGCTGGAGTACGACGCCCTGCCGGGGCTGGGCCACGCCTGCGGCCACAACCTGATCGCCGCCGCGGGTCTGGGCGCCGCGCTCGCCGCCCGTACGGCGCTGGACGGGAGCGCCGGATCGGTGCTGGCCGTGGGTACCCCGGCCGAGGAGGGAGGCGGGGGCAAGGCACTGGAGGTGGAGGCGGGCGTCTTCGACGACATCGACGCCGCGCTCATGTTCCATCCGGGCGTGTACGACTGGGCGCGTGCCCCGCTGACGGCGCAGGAGCAGTACCGGGTCGCCTTCCACGGGCGCGCCGCCCACCCCACGGGCAACCCCACCGAGGGCATCGACGCGCTCGCGGCCCTCGTCGAGCTGTTCAACGTGCTGGCCGCGCTCGGCCGTCGGCTGCCGGAGGCCTCCCACATCCAGGGCATCATCACCCACGGAGGAGAGGCCACGAACATCGTCCCCGAGTACGCGGAGGGACGGTTCGGGCTGCGCGCGGCCACCACCGAGGCACTGGACGACCTTGCCGGACGCCTGGCCACATGTGCCGCGGGCGTGGCTCAGGCGACCGGCACGACCGTCGCCGTCGAGCGGGCCACGATCCGTTACGAGCACTTCCGGGACAGCGGGACGCTGTCCGAGCGCTTCGCCGCCCACCTGGACCGCGCGGGTGTCCGTTCGACCCCGCCCGCTCACGGCGTGTACCTCGGATCGTCCGACATCGGCAACGTCAGCGCCCGCGTTCCGGCCATCCACCCCTTCGTCGCGATCATGGACGAGGACGGCTCCGACCACACACCCGAGTTCGCCGCGGCCGCGGTCTCCGCCCGGGCCCGCCGCGTGCTCCCTGCGGTCACGGAGGCGCTGGCATGCACGGCGATCGACGTCTTGCGCGACGCGGACCTGCGGGAACGGGCCTGGAGTGCGCACGGCCGCCCCGCCACCGGGCACTGA
- a CDS encoding endonuclease/exonuclease/phosphatase family protein, producing the protein MTDTAVGTPAPPAGRRANGKGGRRGRTWGLLGCGVLLAVPTALLVVRLTGLDAGTPLAVPVVLFPYGTVLSVLSLVAVLAVPALRSRWAVAAVGLLAAAQVALLVPRFLPDQRHVPAQAAELRVATVNAHVGDADPRALVRLVRTERIDVLAVQELPSAGVGALADAGLDRLLPHQELHPEYDTSIYSRIPLTHGGPLDADTAWPQTTAEVTVGDRTVRLVAVHTYYPLGDAERWTRDMTALASVARNSGPDTVFLGDFNASLDHAPMRELLAAGLTDIHAELGRGGARTWPAGKPLVPPLIQIDHVLHGSGLAGVSVAERTVPGTDHRAVVAALALLPRTGTTDA; encoded by the coding sequence ATGACGGACACGGCCGTCGGCACTCCCGCGCCCCCGGCGGGGCGACGGGCGAACGGCAAGGGCGGCCGACGCGGACGGACGTGGGGGCTGCTGGGCTGCGGCGTCCTTCTCGCCGTGCCGACCGCCCTGCTCGTCGTACGGCTGACCGGGCTGGACGCGGGAACACCGCTCGCCGTTCCCGTGGTGCTCTTCCCCTACGGCACGGTGCTCAGCGTGCTGTCGCTGGTCGCCGTGCTCGCCGTTCCCGCTCTGCGCTCGCGCTGGGCGGTGGCAGCGGTCGGGCTTCTCGCGGCGGCTCAAGTCGCCCTACTGGTACCCCGGTTTCTGCCGGACCAGCGGCATGTCCCGGCGCAGGCAGCCGAGTTGCGGGTGGCCACGGTCAACGCCCACGTCGGCGATGCGGACCCCCGAGCGCTGGTGCGGCTGGTCCGGACGGAACGGATCGACGTACTGGCCGTGCAGGAACTGCCGTCCGCCGGCGTCGGCGCGCTCGCCGACGCCGGTCTGGACAGGCTGCTGCCCCACCAGGAACTCCACCCCGAGTACGACACCTCGATCTATTCGAGGATCCCCCTGACCCACGGCGGCCCCCTGGACGCCGACACGGCCTGGCCGCAGACCACCGCGGAGGTGACGGTCGGCGACCGGACCGTACGGCTGGTGGCCGTCCACACGTACTACCCGCTCGGTGACGCGGAGCGCTGGACACGGGACATGACCGCCCTCGCCTCCGTCGCCCGGAACAGCGGACCGGACACCGTCTTCCTGGGAGACTTCAACGCCTCCCTCGACCACGCGCCGATGCGCGAGCTGCTCGCGGCGGGTCTCACGGACATCCACGCCGAACTCGGCCGCGGAGGGGCGCGAACCTGGCCTGCGGGCAAGCCCCTCGTACCGCCGCTGATCCAGATCGACCACGTCCTGCACGGCTCCGGCCTGGCAGGCGTCTCCGTCGCCGAACGGACCGTACCGGGCACCGACCACCGGGCTGTCGTCGCCGCACTGGCACTGCTGCCCCGCACCGGTACGACCGACGCGTAG
- a CDS encoding SAM-dependent methyltransferase translates to MSDPSPHDEGVARITRLRTDVSHSARIWNYWLGGKDHYEVDEKVGDQILSFVPELPRSAVADRRFLARAVRFLAAEAGIRQFLDIGTGLPSADNTHEVAQRVDPSCRIVYVDNDPIVLTHAHALLTSTPEGATGYIEADLHDPEAVLRGAAATLDFEKPVAITMLGVLNFIMDTDEAVTIVRRLLDAVPSGSHLVISHPTTEVDGEAMAAAVDYWNGQGSAPMTLRSRADLARLFDGVELLPPGLVSCSRWRPEDTDEDVEVTHFGGVGRKR, encoded by the coding sequence ATGTCCGACCCCTCGCCCCACGACGAAGGTGTCGCACGCATCACCCGGCTCCGGACGGATGTCTCTCATTCCGCCAGGATCTGGAACTACTGGCTGGGAGGGAAGGACCACTACGAGGTCGACGAGAAGGTAGGGGATCAGATCCTGTCCTTCGTGCCCGAACTTCCCCGCTCGGCCGTCGCCGACCGCCGTTTCCTGGCTCGCGCCGTCCGTTTCCTGGCCGCCGAGGCGGGCATCCGCCAGTTCCTGGACATAGGGACCGGTCTGCCCAGCGCGGACAACACCCACGAGGTCGCCCAGCGCGTCGACCCGTCCTGTCGGATCGTCTACGTCGACAACGACCCCATTGTCCTGACGCACGCTCACGCCCTGCTCACCAGCACACCCGAGGGGGCCACCGGCTACATCGAGGCCGACCTGCACGACCCCGAGGCGGTCCTGCGGGGCGCCGCGGCCACGCTCGACTTCGAGAAGCCGGTCGCGATCACCATGCTGGGCGTCCTCAACTTCATCATGGACACCGACGAGGCGGTCACCATCGTGCGCCGTCTCCTGGACGCCGTCCCCTCCGGCAGTCACCTCGTCATCTCCCACCCCACCACCGAGGTCGACGGTGAGGCGATGGCCGCGGCGGTCGACTACTGGAACGGCCAGGGGTCGGCCCCGATGACGCTGCGCAGCCGCGCCGACCTCGCCCGTCTCTTCGACGGCGTCGAACTACTTCCGCCGGGCCTCGTCTCCTGCTCCCGCTGGCGCCCCGAGGACACGGACGAGGACGTCGAGGTCACCCACTTCGGGGGCGTCGGAAGGAAGCGGTGA
- a CDS encoding DinB family protein, producing MEIEGVRTDRLGLLLEQFDKAREMAGVRLAGLGDEEYLWEPVPGCWSLRRRGEAVTPRAFGPGEWVLDLGAPDIPASEYAEVARQAAGGMSVAKIADDWSVSVERVEEVLAHTGEPEPDETPITTIAWRLGHLHLQFAGAWEWTFGERRRDPKLMVDFSPSAALTLERFWASVDRWRDSVGAVTDEQLDTVGFSRYPYSNDADNPYIAVLSGDNLEFIHHMAEIALLRDLWHARSTAAG from the coding sequence ATGGAGATCGAGGGTGTGCGGACGGACCGTTTGGGCTTGCTGCTCGAGCAGTTCGACAAGGCCAGGGAGATGGCCGGGGTACGGCTGGCGGGGCTCGGCGACGAGGAGTACCTGTGGGAGCCGGTACCGGGTTGCTGGTCGCTCCGGCGCCGGGGCGAAGCGGTGACACCCAGGGCGTTCGGGCCGGGCGAGTGGGTGCTCGACCTGGGCGCGCCGGACATCCCTGCGAGCGAGTACGCCGAAGTCGCCCGTCAGGCCGCCGGCGGCATGTCCGTCGCCAAGATCGCCGATGACTGGAGTGTGAGTGTCGAGCGGGTCGAGGAGGTCCTCGCCCACACCGGTGAGCCGGAGCCCGACGAGACGCCGATCACGACCATCGCGTGGCGGCTGGGGCATCTGCATCTCCAGTTCGCCGGCGCATGGGAGTGGACCTTCGGCGAACGGCGGCGGGATCCGAAGCTGATGGTCGACTTCTCCCCCTCCGCCGCCTTGACGCTGGAGCGGTTCTGGGCGTCGGTCGACCGCTGGCGCGACAGCGTCGGAGCCGTCACCGACGAACAACTCGACACGGTCGGCTTCTCTCGGTACCCGTACAGCAACGACGCCGACAATCCGTACATCGCCGTGCTCTCGGGGGACAACCTCGAATTCATCCACCACATGGCCGAGATCGCGCTGCTCCGCGACCTGTGGCACGCCCGCTCCACCGCTGCCGGGTAG
- a CDS encoding M15 family metallopeptidase has translation MSEIIRMNDPRSAGIPVRDCREPLVDLRELSFLRVDTRLADPAGAYALLREGVAWRLARAARLLPEGLRLLVTEGYRPLVLQQRYFDAYEAELRASHPDWPEPYLRTRTSRSLSPPEIGPHVAGAAVDLTLCTASGTELDLGTPVNAGPEESDGACYTDAPGLAATARRNRRTLSAALSTAGLTNYPTEWWHWSYGDRYWALATGAAAARYGPADVYARHHRPPE, from the coding sequence ATGTCAGAGATCATCCGCATGAACGACCCCCGATCGGCCGGTATCCCGGTCCGCGACTGCCGCGAACCCCTCGTGGATCTGCGGGAGTTGTCGTTCCTGCGCGTCGACACCCGGCTGGCCGACCCGGCGGGCGCCTACGCCCTCCTGCGTGAGGGCGTGGCGTGGCGGCTGGCCCGCGCCGCCCGGCTGCTGCCCGAGGGGCTGCGCCTGCTGGTCACGGAGGGCTACCGCCCGCTCGTCCTGCAGCAGCGGTACTTCGACGCGTACGAGGCCGAGTTGCGCGCGTCCCACCCCGACTGGCCGGAGCCGTATCTGCGCACCCGGACGAGCCGTTCCCTGTCCCCGCCGGAGATCGGCCCGCATGTCGCGGGCGCCGCGGTCGACCTGACCCTGTGCACCGCCTCCGGCACCGAACTGGACCTGGGCACCCCGGTGAACGCCGGCCCGGAGGAGAGCGACGGCGCCTGCTACACGGATGCCCCGGGCCTCGCCGCCACCGCCCGTCGCAACCGCCGTACCCTGTCCGCCGCCCTCAGCACGGCCGGCCTCACCAACTACCCCACGGAGTGGTGGCACTGGTCCTACGGCGACCGCTACTGGGCCCTCGCCACCGGAGCCGCGGCGGCCCGGTACGGCCCCGCAGACGTGTACGCCCGGCATCATCGGCCCCCGGAATGA
- a CDS encoding CHAP domain-containing protein has product MPSITKPSTAKVPARRAATLLLISALAGGALTAEAASAAPVSPQSASVSAAVSLQTAIKSKAQQQVGLSPRNREMAGNCNYYSAVATAPKSGSVGKCKKVGGLQWRYNNWCADFVRYVWKNAGARTKGTDAFAGSFYRARNSIGTWHARGSYTPKIGDAVLYDWDGGSPSLGTNGWDVDHIGIVIGYNPKTKALTTIEGNTTKSGNGGTEGVYKRTRHNTKAGDVVGYVTPRK; this is encoded by the coding sequence ATGCCCAGCATCACCAAGCCCAGCACAGCCAAGGTGCCCGCACGGCGCGCCGCCACCCTCCTGCTGATCTCGGCCCTCGCGGGCGGAGCACTGACCGCGGAGGCGGCTTCGGCCGCGCCCGTGTCACCGCAGTCGGCCTCCGTGTCCGCGGCGGTCTCGCTCCAGACTGCCATCAAGAGCAAGGCGCAGCAGCAGGTGGGACTGTCGCCGCGCAACCGTGAGATGGCCGGCAACTGCAACTACTACAGCGCTGTCGCCACCGCCCCGAAGAGCGGCTCGGTCGGCAAGTGCAAGAAGGTCGGCGGGTTGCAGTGGCGCTACAACAACTGGTGCGCCGACTTCGTCCGCTACGTCTGGAAGAACGCCGGCGCCCGGACGAAGGGCACCGACGCCTTCGCCGGCTCCTTCTACCGGGCCCGCAACTCCATCGGCACGTGGCACGCGCGGGGTTCCTACACCCCGAAGATCGGTGACGCGGTCCTCTACGACTGGGACGGCGGCTCACCGAGCCTCGGGACCAACGGCTGGGACGTCGACCACATCGGCATCGTCATCGGCTACAACCCCAAGACCAAGGCGCTGACGACCATCGAGGGCAACACCACCAAGAGCGGCAACGGCGGCACCGAGGGTGTCTACAAGCGCACCCGGCACAACACCAAGGCCGGTGACGTCGTCGGCTACGTGACGCCCAGGAAGTAG